The segment TCCAGAACGCCAGCTGCTCGTCCCCGCTCTGCTGCCGGAGCTCCGTGGTGGCGAGCTGCCCGAGATACCGCGCAAACTCGGGCGCCCGCGCAAAGGCGTCGTAGTCCACCAGCCCGTTCACCACGTGCGCCTTGAGCAGGCGATCAAAGAGCGCGTGGTCGATCTGCGCGCGGGCCGGCCGGGCCACCAGCAGCACCAGTCCGAGCACGAGTGTCAGCCCCCGAATTATTCTTCGCCCATGACCGCGAATTGGCTGCTGGGCACGTGGCGCCTCATGCGCGCCGACCCGTCGCTCGACTTCGCGCCGGGGGTGCGCATGGAATTCCGGCCGGACGGAGCGCTGCACTACCATGTGGATGTCGGAGGAAGGGATCAGGTGATCGGCCTGCTCTACCGCGTGGAGGGCGACATGCTGCACACCGACAATCCGGCGGCGCCGCACTCCATGAGTGTACGGATCCTGCACGGCCATGGTGACATCCTGCATCTCGATTTCGCCGGCGCCCACGCCCTGCTCGTGCGGGAAGACACCATCTCGACCTGACGCTACATCCAGTACGCGTACTGCCTGGTCATCAGCACGAACCCGCTGAGCGCCAGGTTCGTGACGCCGTGGACCAGCACCAGATCGCCGAGCGACTTGGTCTTCCACATGTACCAGTTGTAGATCAGCCCGCAGGCGAGCCCCACTTCCCAGAAGGGGCCGTGCTCGCTCGCGAAGAGCACGGCGGTGCCCACAAAGCCGATCGTGTTGAACGTGCCAAGGGGGACCTTGGCGAAGTCGTTGTTGATGAGCCAGCGTGGCAGCCACCCGCGCCAGAACAGCTCCTCCAGAATCGGCACCAGCAGCGCGGCTCGGACCACCCGCAGCACCACCACGAGCAGGTTCGCGAACTCCTCGGGCGGAATCGAGGTGGTGACCTTGCCGGTCACGCGGTTGGTGAAGAGCCAGTGGTCGCGCCAGCCGGGCACGAGCTGGTCGGGGGCGACCCACATCGCGCAGACGGCCACCCCCAGCGCGATGCTGGCGAGCGGGTGCCGGATGCGCAGCGAGAAGACGACGTCACGCGAAATCGTGAGCAGCACCGCGACCAGCACACCGACGCGGGCGATCGACTCCCACGGTTGCGGCAGACCGAGCGACGGGCCGACCGCCAGCCAGATCATGAAGACGGCAAACGGGGCGACCCAGGGGAGGGTCTTGTCAGAGGCGGGAGAGGACGACATGGGGGGAAAATAACAAAGAGGGCCTCTCGGACCCTCTTTGGGGGAACGGCGTATACGTGGGGCGCATACGTACCGCGTATACGTAGGGCGTATACGTGGAGCGTATACGTGCGGCGGGAACGGCGGGACTAGGGGCCGTAGACGATCGGGGAGACGCCGTTGCGGATGTCCCGGGCGCCGGCGGCGACGCCGCTGCCGACGGCGAAGCCGGCGGTGAGGGCCGTGCCGATCCCGACGAGCGGGAGGACCGGGACCAGGAGCGACCCCACAAAGAAGGCGGCGCCGCCGGCGAGCCAGGGAGCCAGCCCTTTCTGGACCGCGTCCACGTAACGCAGGCGATTGCGCACGAACTTGCGCGTCGAGCCGTGCAGCACGATCGCGACCACGGTCGCGACGGCAAAAGACAGCAGGGCCATGATCATCGGGGGCCTCCAGGGAATCCGTATGGCGTCAAACTTCGTCGGGTGCTGCTCTCCTAACGACCGCGCCGGGCGGAGGTTTCACCGACGGTCTCGCGTGTCGTTTGGCCACGGCCCTTCGGCGCGCCGTACCGGTTACCGCCGAGCGGGCGGCGCCTGCATGCGGGTGTACGACTCCGGAATCGTGAAGAGCGTGTTGGGGAGCCGCTTCTTCTCGATCTTGGTGACCTCGAGCGCCACCGTGCCATCAGGCGTGGTGACCTTGAGCGGGAACCCCTGCGCCTCCACCGAAGTCTGCCACGACGGCGACTTGGCGCCCATGCCGCTCATGGGATTGGTGAACGCCCCCAACTCCTTCGACACACACGCGTCCGTGCTCTGCGGCCCGGACGGCGTGGTGGCCGTCAGAGTGAGATGCTCGCACTTGTACCCCGCCACCACATCGAACTTCCCGGTGTGCACCACCTTCACGTCGCTGGGCGTCGCCGACTGCGCCCGCTGGGCGGTCGCGGCCACATCGGCCATGGGCATTTCCATATACGCGTTCTGCGCCGCCATGAGCACGTAGATCTTCTTGTCGGCGGGCATCATCAGCATCGTCATGCCGCCGGCCGGGCCACCCATCGTCATGCGCATGCGGCGGCCACTGATGCTGTACTCGATCTCCTGGGAGGTCACCGCGCCCGCCGGCGCGCCGGCCGCGGCCCGGCCGCCCATGCGCATCGTCACCACCCCTTCGAACGGCGGCTGCGCCGCACTCACCGACGCCACGCCCGCAAGCGCCGCACCAAGCACCACCGCCGTCTTGCCTGCCCGCATCACGCGATTCCTTTCTTGATGGCCTGGAGCACGAGCTCCGCAAATCGATCGACTTCGTCCAGCGTGGTATACACGTTGGGGGTGACGCGGATCCCGGTGAACTCCGGATGCGTAATGGGTGTCTGCACGACACGGTACTGCCCCATGAGCCAGTTGCCGAGCTTGTCGTGCGCGAGCCCGTCCACGTTGAAGAAGCCGATGCCACCGCCCCACTTGGAGTCAAGCGGCGTGAGCACCTTCACGCGTCCGTTGCCCTCGGCGAGCAACCGCTTGGCCCACCGGTCGCGCAGGTAGACCAGGCGTGCCTGCTTCCGAGCGGCGCCAATGGCGCGATGGAACGCCAGCGAGACCGCGATCGCGTTGTGATTCGCGGCCGGATGTGTGCCGATCTCCTCGTACTTCCGGACGTCCTTCTCCTGCCCCGGGTTACCGGCCATGAGCGGCCACACGCTCGGGATCTTGTCGCGGCGCACGTAGAGCATGCCGGTACCAATCGGCGCCAGCAGCCACTTGTGAAGGCTCGTGCCGTAGTAGTCGCACCCGAGCTCGTCGCGCGTAAACGGGAACTGTGCAAAGGCATGCGCCCCATCCACGATCGTCTGGACGCCCTTGGCCCGCGCCATCGCCACCAGCTCCTTCACCGGCAGGATCTGGCCGGTGAGGTTGGTGATGTGCGTGATCTCCATGACCTTGGTGCGCGGCGTGATCGCGGCGGCGAACGCATCGACGATCTGCTGCGGTGTGGTGCACGGCACCGGGAAGGAGATCTCTTTGAGCACGATCTGCTCTCGGGCCGCGCGCTGCTTCCACGCGTTGATCATGCGCCCGTAATTCTGGTTGCTGACCACCACTTCGTCGCCAGCCTTGAGATCGAGGCCGAAGATGCAGGTCTCGAGGCTTTCGGAGGCGTTGCGGGTGATCGCGATCTCGTCGGGGTCGCAGCCGAACTCCCGTGCGAGCTCCCGGCGGACGACTTCGATGCGCGGCTCGAGGTCACGCCACATGTGAATCACCGGGAGCTCGTTGGCGTAGCGCAGATCCCGTTCGAGCTGCGCCATCACATGGCTGGGCGCCGGCGAGCAGCCGCCGTTGTTCAGGTTGATCCAGGTGCGGTCGAGGTCGAAGGCCCGCTGGACCGGCTCCCAGAAATCCTCGTCGGCCGCGAACGCTGCCGCTTCCGCGGCGGTGCCCTGCCAGGCGGTCGCGTCGGCATCGAGCAGGGCGCGGCCCCGACTCTTGGCCACGTCGTTCGCATCGATCAGACGGCGAATGGCCCCAGGCGCGAATTGGGGGAGGAACGCCGGCAGCGCCGTGCTGCCGGCCAGCGCGGAGACGAATTGGCGTCGTTGCATGCGCAAAAGTGCAGCCGTCACGCCCAATCCGTAAGCCTGCAGATGAAATGTCATTCACAACCGTCACAGACTGAGATCCACGTCACACGACGAGCGAAAAAGCGCGTGCCGGACCCGGGGGGTGATCCGTCTGCTGTGTGACGAGCGACGCGCCGCTGCGCCCGCCTCGCACCCGACATCATCCGAGAACACGCGATGCGTCCGATTTCCCGTCTGTCTTTCGCCCTGCTGGGCACCGCGGCCCTGGCCGCTTGCGCCGATACGACCACCCAGCCGGCGGATGCCCGCCTGGCCGCCGCGACCGGGCGCTCCCGCGTGCCGACGACGAGCGACAGCACTAGTACGAGCGCGGATCCGACTGACTACATCGTCACGCTGGCCGACACCACGGCCGATCCGGATGCCAAAGGCAAGTCGCTCACCGGGCTCCAGAAGGGGCTCTTCAAGCGCAGCTACAAGTTCGCGCTCAAGGGCTTCGTGGCGAATCTGACGCCGGCCGCCGCCGAAGCGCTTGCGCGCACCGCCGGCGTGACCCGCGTGGAAGCCGACGGGCCGGTCAGGATCAACGACGTCGTGACCGCCAACAGCTGGGGGCTCGACCGTATTGACCAGCGCGCGCTGCCGCTCGACGGCATGTACAACTTCACCGGCACGGCGTCGAATGTGCGGGCCTACATCATCGATACCGGCATCCTGACGTCGCACGAGCAGTTCGTGGGCCGCACGCTCACCGGCTTCTCGGCCTTCGGCGACAACAATCCCATCGACTGCAACGGGCATGGCACGCACGTCGCCGGCACGGTTGGCGGCAACACGATGGGGGTCGCACGCGGCGTGACGCTGATCCCGGTGCGCGTGCTCGACTGCTCCGGCTCGGGGACGTGGAGCGGCGTGATCGCCGGCATCGACTGGGTCACGCAGCAGAAGACGAACAACAAGAGCATTCCGATGGTCGCGAACATGAGCTTGGGTGGCGGTTACATCCAGTCGGTGAATGACGCGGTCACGAAGTCCATCAGCGCCGGCGTGGTGTTCGCCGTCGCGGCGGGCAATGAGAGCCAGGATGCCTGCAACGTCTCGCCGGCAGCGACGCCGAATGCGATCACCGTGGCGGCCAGTGAGAGCGGCGACAATCGCGCCGGCTATTCCAACTTTGGCTCCTGCGTGGACATCTTCGCCCCCGGGACGGGTATCACCTCGAGCTGGATCGGCGCCAACAACGCCTACGCCGGCTTGAGCGGCACTTCGATGGCCACGCCACACGTGACGGGTGTCGCCGCGCTGATCCTGGGCGCCTACCCGACGTATACGGCCGACCAGGTGCGCAGCTCCATGCTCGCCGCCGCCACGCCGAACGTGATCACGGATCCGGCCGGCTCGCCCAACATGCTGCTGTCGACGCTGTTCACGGCCGCCGTGACGCCGGCGCCTGCCCCGATCGATACCACCACGACCACGACGCCGACGCAACCGCCGCCGCCACCGCCGGCCCCGGTCGCCATTACGCTCAGCATCACCAAGCAGGTCTCCAAGAACAACAACACCGCGCGTCTCCTCTGGAGCGGCGCGACGACAACCAACGTGGATGTGTATCGCAATGGCACGCGTATCTGGACGACCGCCAATGACGGGTCACAGAACGACAGCCGGCTCGCCAAGGGCAGCTACATCTACCGCGTTTGCAATGCCGGCTCGACGACCTGCTCGCCGGATGTCGGCGTGACATTCTGATCCGCCCCAACCGGATGGCCGGACCTGAGGGGCGCCGCGGCTACCGCGGCGCCCCTCGCGCTTTGGCGGAACCGGCGCGTACACTCCGGGATGCTCCGCGCCTCCCTTCTCGCCGCCGCGGCCCTGGCCGGACTCGCGGCCTGCACGCAGCCTCTGACGCTGACGCCGAGCGATGCGTCCACGGTCCTCGCGCATCGGACCATCACGGCTCCCAACCCCGGGGCCCGCGGGCCCATGACGGTGAAGCATCTCTACTACGGCAGCGGGACGGATCGGCGGCGTCCGGAGTACCGGGACTCGGTGACCTATCGGACAGCGCGAGTCGACGCCTCACCCTTCGCGTCCATTCGGCCGGACGGCGCCAAGGCGAGCCGTAAGTACTGGGGCTTCGATCAGAAGGCATTCCCGCTGAATGCGCGCCTGTACTATCCGCTGGGCGCAGGGCCGTTCCCGGTCGTGCTGATCGTGCACGGGAACCACGACATGCGGGACTTCTCGGACCCCGGCTACGTGTGGCTCGCTGAACAGCTGGCCAGTCACGGCTTCATCGCGGCGTCGGTGGACGAAAACTTCCTGAACGAGACCTCGACGGAGAACAATCGGGCGCGCGGCTGGATGCTGCTCAAGCATCTCGAAGCGCTCCGCGCCATGAACGACACCGTCGGGAAACCGCTGTCGGGGCGCGTGGATCTGGGCCGCGTCGCGCTGATCGGGCATTCGCGCGGCGGTGAGGCGGCGGCGGTCGCGGCAGCGTTCAATCGGCTGCCCGCCAACCCCGACGATGCGACGCGCCGCTTCAGTTTCGGATTCGGCATCCGCGCCGTGGTGGCCATCGGCACGGTGGACGGGCAATACAAGCCGGCGCAGCAACCCACCGTGCTGACCGACGTGAGCTATCTCGCCATTCACGGATCACACGACGGCGACATCTCCGATTTCGAAGGGCTGATGCAGTTCAACCGGGTGCGCTTCACTTCCCCGAGCGACCAGTTCAAGAGCGCCATCTGGATGTACCGCGCCAATCACGGGCAGTGGAACACCGTCTGGCAGAACAAGGACAACGGCAAGACCTCCGGGCGACGCCTGCAACTCGATGCGCTCGTCAGCGGTGAACAACAGCGGCAGTTCGGCCGCGTAGTGATCACCAGCTTCCTCGAAGCGGTATTGCAGGGGAAGCACGAATACCGCGCCCTCTTTCAGGATCACCGCGCGGCCGGCGATTGGCTCCCGCCCACCATGTACCTCACGCGCTACTCCGACGCGCGAACCACGTCGCTCGCGACGTTTGACGAGGATTTCGACGTCAGCACCGGCTCGCTGCCCGGGGTGCGCATCAGCGCCGACTCGCTCAGCACATGGAAGGAGAATGACGTCCAGAGCCGCGTCCGACAGAGCTTCCGCAGCAACGTCGTGACCGTGGGGTGGAACAACACGCCGGTGGGCAAGGACACGACGACGCCACGTGCGCCGGCGCGCTTCACCGTGACGCTCTCCGATTCGCTGCGCGCCGCGCTCGCTCCCAGCGCGCGCGGGGCGCTGCTGCTCACGGTGGGGACCACCACCCAAACGCCCGGCCCGCGACGCGGCGCACCGCGGGATACCACCGCGCGCGACAGCACCGCGAAAGCGGACAGCGCGAAGAAGCCCGCCAGAAAGGCCGACACGCCCAAGCCCGCTCCCAGAAAGCCCGCCAAGGACACGTTGCCGCCCGACTTCACCATGGAAGTGAGCGATGCTGCCGGACATGTCGCGCGACTGCCGCTCAGCACCTTCGGCCCGGTGCGCATGCCCATCGAGACGTACATCTACCGCCGCGCCGGGCGCGATAAGCAGCGCTTCACCACGCTGAGTGAGCCGGTGATGCAAACCTACCGAGCGCCCCTCGAGCAGTTCATCCGGGCGAACCCGCAGTTCGACCCCACGCAACTGACGACCATCCGCCTCGTCTTCGACCGGAAGCGGGTTGGCGCGGTGATGCTCGACGATATCGGCATCACTCCCCACTAAACCCAAGAACCCCAAACCTGACGACCCCGAACCCCACACTGATCAGTTGGGGGTTCGGGGTCGTCAGGTTCGGCGTTCTTGGGTTAGAACAGCGTTCGGAACCCGAGGCTGAGGGTCCGCCCGGCGATCACACTCGCATTGTCCGGCGCTCCGCGCTGCACGTTGAGCAGATTGTCGCCGGTGAGCACCATCGACAGATCGCCACGTAACCGGAACGCGGTCGAGCCGCGCCAGCGGGTGACGCCACCGTACGTCGTCCAGTACCGGCGCATGAGTGGGCCATCGAGATCACGCGGCAGACTGTCGGCCACCAACGCCGCGCCGATGGCGTTGCGATCGTACCCCACCCAGTTCGCGGCGTGCGTGGCCGTGCTGGTCACGGTCAACCGACCGCGCGTGTACGCGGCGCTGAAACTCAGCGTGTTGAGCGGGACATCGAGCATGCGATCGCCGGGACGCAGTTCCCCGCGATATCCAGCCGCGGTTTTCGCCACGCGGCTGTCGACGTAGGACCAGGTCCCGGAGAGGGTGAGCGCGCGCAAACGGGTGACGCCTTCGAGCTCCCAGCCACGATTGT is part of the Gemmatimonadaceae bacterium genome and harbors:
- a CDS encoding CAAX prenyl protease-related protein encodes the protein MSSSPASDKTLPWVAPFAVFMIWLAVGPSLGLPQPWESIARVGVLVAVLLTISRDVVFSLRIRHPLASIALGVAVCAMWVAPDQLVPGWRDHWLFTNRVTGKVTTSIPPEEFANLLVVVLRVVRAALLVPILEELFWRGWLPRWLINNDFAKVPLGTFNTIGFVGTAVLFASEHGPFWEVGLACGLIYNWYMWKTKSLGDLVLVHGVTNLALSGFVLMTRQYAYWM
- a CDS encoding DUF4412 domain-containing protein; amino-acid sequence: MRAGKTAVVLGAALAGVASVSAAQPPFEGVVTMRMGGRAAAGAPAGAVTSQEIEYSISGRRMRMTMGGPAGGMTMLMMPADKKIYVLMAAQNAYMEMPMADVAATAQRAQSATPSDVKVVHTGKFDVVAGYKCEHLTLTATTPSGPQSTDACVSKELGAFTNPMSGMGAKSPSWQTSVEAQGFPLKVTTPDGTVALEVTKIEKKRLPNTLFTIPESYTRMQAPPARR
- a CDS encoding aminotransferase class V-fold PLP-dependent enzyme, whose amino-acid sequence is MQRRQFVSALAGSTALPAFLPQFAPGAIRRLIDANDVAKSRGRALLDADATAWQGTAAEAAAFAADEDFWEPVQRAFDLDRTWINLNNGGCSPAPSHVMAQLERDLRYANELPVIHMWRDLEPRIEVVRRELAREFGCDPDEIAITRNASESLETCIFGLDLKAGDEVVVSNQNYGRMINAWKQRAAREQIVLKEISFPVPCTTPQQIVDAFAAAITPRTKVMEITHITNLTGQILPVKELVAMARAKGVQTIVDGAHAFAQFPFTRDELGCDYYGTSLHKWLLAPIGTGMLYVRRDKIPSVWPLMAGNPGQEKDVRKYEEIGTHPAANHNAIAVSLAFHRAIGAARKQARLVYLRDRWAKRLLAEGNGRVKVLTPLDSKWGGGIGFFNVDGLAHDKLGNWLMGQYRVVQTPITHPEFTGIRVTPNVYTTLDEVDRFAELVLQAIKKGIA
- a CDS encoding S8 family peptidase codes for the protein MRPISRLSFALLGTAALAACADTTTQPADARLAAATGRSRVPTTSDSTSTSADPTDYIVTLADTTADPDAKGKSLTGLQKGLFKRSYKFALKGFVANLTPAAAEALARTAGVTRVEADGPVRINDVVTANSWGLDRIDQRALPLDGMYNFTGTASNVRAYIIDTGILTSHEQFVGRTLTGFSAFGDNNPIDCNGHGTHVAGTVGGNTMGVARGVTLIPVRVLDCSGSGTWSGVIAGIDWVTQQKTNNKSIPMVANMSLGGGYIQSVNDAVTKSISAGVVFAVAAGNESQDACNVSPAATPNAITVAASESGDNRAGYSNFGSCVDIFAPGTGITSSWIGANNAYAGLSGTSMATPHVTGVAALILGAYPTYTADQVRSSMLAAATPNVITDPAGSPNMLLSTLFTAAVTPAPAPIDTTTTTTPTQPPPPPPAPVAITLSITKQVSKNNNTARLLWSGATTTNVDVYRNGTRIWTTANDGSQNDSRLAKGSYIYRVCNAGSTTCSPDVGVTF